The genomic DNA AATTCGCTACTACACAAACGAAGTCCGCCTACGCGGACTAATGAAAAATCAGGGGTTCTTCAGCAATATTTTTTAGCCTAACATAACAAGAAATTTTCAATCGCCACAGCCACTCCGTCAGCTTCAATACGTGGGGCTACCCATTGAGCTATAGCTTGAACTTCATCAGGTGCATTACCCATAGCTACACCTAAGCCAGCATACTCGATCATTTCCCAGTCATTGAAATTATCCCCTACTGCCATCACGTTATGGGGCTGTAGACCGAGAAGTTCTTCAGCTAGGAATAGCACAGCGTTGCCTTTATGGGATAGGGGATGGGTAGCTTCTAGGTAGGTAGGGATAGAACGAGTGAGGTGAACTTTACTAGGTGGGAAGCGCAAGACTCCAGAATCGTCGCGATGCAAGGGGATTTCTTGTAGTAGTTGGTTAATCAATTGCGGATCTTGGGCGATAGCTAGGACTTTTGTGGGTTGAACGTCTTCCTTGGGATCTGTTTGCAGGACTTGGCGTAAATCTGGCACCAGAATTGGTTTAATGTTAGACCGGACTTGATAAGCAAGAGTATCCGATCTGACTTCTTGGATATAGAGTCGATCGCTGATGTACAAATGCACAGAGACAAGGGGTTGCAAATGTGGTTGGGTAAAATAATCAACTAATTCTTTAGCTACAGGTGCAGGTACGGGTAAATGGCGGTGGATGACTTGAGTTATAGGATCTTGAATCCAAGCGCCCTGGTAAGCCAAAATAGGTAAAGTAGAGCCAATTTCTGCATGGAACCTTTTGGCAGATCGATACATTCTACCAGTGGCGATCGCTACTTGTATGCCTTTAGCTTGAGCTTGACGAATAGCTTGTTTGACGGTTTCGTTAACTTGATTAGACGCACCACAGATTGTCCCATCAATATCTAGAACTAGTAATCGAATATCCAAAGAGTCTCTATCGATAGGTTTGGTGAGGCGAAATTTAGCAACTGTACTTTCCTGCATGGTTTTTTGTCTAGCTTTCTCAGTTAGACATTAGCAGCATTAACGGTTTTTGAGGATCGATAACCTTAACAATATGTAAATAATGAATGAATGCTCACCACACTCATTGCAAAATATCCTTAATCTATAAACCAATTAAGTCATTTATTAATTAAATTACATGCGTCTTTTTAACCGCCAGACTCCCACGGAAGATCAAACTCGTACCCGAATTTTAAATGCTGCCAGACAATTATTTGCCCGTGACGGCTATGATGGCACTACAACTAAAGATCTAG from Merismopedia glauca CCAP 1448/3 includes the following:
- a CDS encoding Cof-type HAD-IIB family hydrolase, with the translated sequence MQESTVAKFRLTKPIDRDSLDIRLLVLDIDGTICGASNQVNETVKQAIRQAQAKGIQVAIATGRMYRSAKRFHAEIGSTLPILAYQGAWIQDPITQVIHRHLPVPAPVAKELVDYFTQPHLQPLVSVHLYISDRLYIQEVRSDTLAYQVRSNIKPILVPDLRQVLQTDPKEDVQPTKVLAIAQDPQLINQLLQEIPLHRDDSGVLRFPPSKVHLTRSIPTYLEATHPLSHKGNAVLFLAEELLGLQPHNVMAVGDNFNDWEMIEYAGLGVAMGNAPDEVQAIAQWVAPRIEADGVAVAIENFLLC